A single Fusarium oxysporum Fo47 chromosome IV, complete sequence DNA region contains:
- a CDS encoding aconitase family-domain-containing protein — translation MPAPVGNPQTLYDKVFSAHIVDEKLDGTILLYIDRHLVHEVTSPQAFEGLENAGRKVRRPDCTLATTDHNVPTTSRKALKDIASFIEEDDSRTQCVTLEENVKKFGVTYFGLGDKRQGIVHIIGPEQGFTLPGTTVVCGDSHTSTHGAFGALAFGIGTSEVEHVLATQCLITKRSKNMRIQIDGELAPGVSSKDVVLHAIGRIGTAGGTGAVIEFCGSVIRNLSMEARMSICNMSIEGGARAGMVAPDEITFEYLKGRPLAPKYGSETWNQAVAYWKSLQSDPGAKYDIDVFIDAKDIIPTITWGTSPEDVVPITGCVPDPETFSSESKKAAGRRMLEYMGLTAGTPMEDIPVDKVFIGSCTNARIEDLRAAANVVKGRKVADNIRRAMVVPGSGLVKAQAEEEGLDQIFVDAGFEWREAGCSMCLGMNPDILAPKERCASTSNRNFEGRQGALSRTHLMSPVMAAAAAIVGKLADVRKLSHYTHQSAFKPRELPAEEPHVDERTRDDSEEREMIGDQPQDSQPHTNTLASAGGAASGLPKFTIWKGTAAPLDRSNVDTDAIIPKQFLKTIKRTGLGTALFYELRYKEDGSENPDFVLNQEPFRQAKTLVVTGPNFGCGSSREHAPWALLDFGIKCIIAPSFADIFFNNTFKNGMLPIRIEDKDNLEAIAAEARANRDIEIDLPNQLIKNADGETICSFDVEEFRKHCLVNGLDDIGLTMQQEDKIAEFERRMTQNTPWLDGTGYLKRPGQGGKLAAKAVPVPKTNRGEEKKEPLEW, via the exons ATGCCTGCTCCCGTGGGTAACCCCCAGACCCTCTACGATAAGGTGTTCTCAGCACATATCGTCGACGAAAAGCTCGATGGCACAATTCTTCTCTACATCG ACCGGCACTTGGTCCACGAGGTGACATCACCA CAAGCCTTCGAGGGTCTCGAAAATGCAGGCCGCAAAGTCCGAAGACCTGATTGCACTCTCGCAACCACTGATCAC AATGTCCCCACCACATCCCGCAAAGCCCTGAAGGACATTGCTTCATTCATCGAGGAGGACGATTCGCGAACACAGTGTGTCACTCTGGAGGAGAATGTCAAAAAGTTTGGTGTCACATATTTCGGCCTGGGCGACAAACGACAAGGTATTGTCCACATCATTGGCCCCGAGCAGGGCTTCACTCTCCCCGGAACCACCGTCGTGTGCGGTGACAGCCATACCTCAACACATGGCGCCTTCGGTGCCCTTGCCTTTGGTATCGGTACCAGCGAGGTTGAGCATGTCTTGGCCACTCAGTGCCTCATTACCAAGCGCAGCAAGAACATGAGGATACAGATTGATGGCGAGCTGGCCCCTGGCGTCAGTTCCAAGGACGTCGTCCTCCACGCCATCGGCAGGATCGGAACTGCCGGAGGTACCGGCGCCGTCATTGAGTTTTGCGGGTCTGTTATCCGTAACCTGAGCATGGAGGCTCGCATGTCCATCTGCAACATGTCCATCGAGGGTGGTGCCCGCGCTGGTATGGTTGCCCCTGATGAGATCACCTTTGAATATCTCAAGGGACGCCCCCTGGCCCCCAAGTATGGCTCCGAGACCTGGAACCAGGCTGTTGCCTACTGGAAGTCTCTCCAGTCTGATCCTGGCGCCAAATACGATATTGATGTCTTTATTGACGCCAAGGACATCATTCCCACCATTACTTGGGGAACCAGCCCTGAGGATGTCGTTCCCATCACCGGATGTGTCCCTGACCCTGAGACCTTTAGCAGTGAGagcaagaaggctgctggcCGCCGCATGCTGGAGTACATGGGCTTGACGGCTGGAACACCAATGGAGGACATTCCTGTCGATAAGGTGTTTATTGGATCGTGCACCAACGCCCGAATTGAGGATCTGAGGGCCGCTGCCAACGTTGTAAAGGGGCGAAAGGTTGCCGATAACATCAGGCGCGCCATGGTTGTTCCTGGCTCCGGTCTTGTGAAGGCacaggctgaggaggagggccTTGACCAGATCtttgttgatgctggttTTGAGTGGAGAGAAGCTGGATGTAGTATGTGTCTGGGCATGAACCCTGACATTCTGGCCCCCAAGGAACGATGTGCCAGTACATCCAACCGAAACTTCGAGGGCCGGCAGGGTGCTCTTAGTCGAACGCACCTCATGTCTCCTGTCATGGCAGCTGCTGCAGCTATTGTTGGTAAGCTTGCCGATGTTCGCAAGCTATCACACTACACCCATCAATCTGCCTTTAAGCCCCGTGAGCTCCCTGCGGAGGAGCCCCATGTGGACGAGCGAACCAGGGATGACTCTGAGGAGCGAGAGATGATCGGAGATCAGCCTCAGGACTCTCAGCCTCACACCAACACTCTGGCCAGCGCTGGAGGTGCTGCTTCTGGTCTGCCTAAGTTTACTATCTGGAAGGGCACTGCGGCTCCTCTGGACCGATCCAATGTTGACACCGACGCCATCATTCCCAAGCAGTTCCTCAAGACAATCAAGCGAACAGGTCTTGGTACCGCACTATTTTACGAGCTTCGATACAAGGAGGATGGGTCTGAGAACCCCGACTTCGTCCTGAACCAAGAGCCTTTCCGACAGGCCAAGACTCTGGTTGTCACTGGACCCAACTTTGGATGCGGCAGTTCTCGAGAGCACGCCCCTTGGGCCCTTCTGGACTTTGGCATCAAGTGCATCATCGCTCCCTCCTTCGCtgatatcttcttcaacaacacttTCAAGAACGGCATGCTCCCCATCAGGATCGAGGACAAGGACAAcctcgaagccatcgccgctGAGGCTCGTGCCAACCGCGACATTGAGATTGATCTGCCCAATCAGCTAATCAAGAACGCTGACGGAGAGACCATCTGCTCATTCGACGTTGAGGAGTTCCGCAAACACTGCCTAGTCAATGGTCTCGACGACATTGGCCTGACCATGCAGCAGGAGGACAAGATTGCCGAGTTCGAGCGACGCATGACACAAAACACCCCATGGCTCGACGGCACAGGTTACCTGAAGCGTCCCGGACAGGGCGGCAAGCTTGCCGCTAAGGCCGTGCCTGTTCCCAAAACAAATCGgggcgaggagaagaaggagccCCTCGAGTGGTGA
- a CDS encoding sterol transporter has translation MRFSTVTACLTACLAPAAALSVLNGKAPDVTISDDLKIPGDSPLELCPGDHTADLIRIDKVDLAPNPPKAGQELLIKAKGIVKQKIEQDAYVLLTVKYGLIRLISTKADLCEQIGNVDLKCPVEAGEVEITKTVDLPAEIPPGKYTVLADVFTADDVQITCLTATVTFSRSSKGFFGSDL, from the exons ATGAGATTCTCTACCGTCACCGCATGTCTGACAGCATGCCTGGCCCCAGCGGCTGCTCTGAGCGTTCTCAATGGCAAGGCTCCCGATGTTACTATCAGCGACGACCTCAAGATTCCCGGCGACTCTCCCCTCGAACTGTGCCCCGGAGACCATACTGCCGACCTGATCAGGATTGACAAGGTCGACCTTGCTCCTAACCCTCCCAAAGC TGGCCAGGAACTCTTGATCAAGGCTAAGGGAATAGTCAAGCAGAAGATTGAGCAGGACGCTTATGTTCTTCTGACTGTCAAGTATGGACTTATTCGCCTTATTAGCACCAAGGCCGATCTGTGCGAGCAGATTGGCAATGTCGACCTGAAGTGTCCCGTCGAGGCTGGTGAAGTCGAGATCACCAAGACTGTAGACCTTCCTGCCGAGATCCCTCCG GGCAAATATACTGTTCTGGCCGACGTCTTCACCGCCGATGATGTCCAAATTACCTGCCTCACGGCAACTGTCACTTTCTCTCGTAGCAGCAAGGGCTTTTTCGGCAGCGATCTGTAA
- a CDS encoding potassium transporter-domain-containing protein, with protein sequence MISYNARNQRIEAWVNAAAEESEDAAPTDPEARDLHDQEKAQRIEHEDLCRDKKQTYKGAVLLWLAWQTTGVVYGDIGTSPLYVFSSTFSEQPSWHDLVGALSIIIWSLTIIVTLKYCFIVLSADDDGQGGTFALYSLLARYANIARVDPNGPERIVVRLDRETGAELAPAGRMARDFLERSRVAQSVLKIVGVLGVSMVVADSILTPAQSILGAVQGIQVIRPDLGRPAIVGTSCAILIALFLLQFIGTSKIGTSFAPVVVVWLLYNFSISIYNLVLYDHTVLKAFSPHYAFKYLIRNDSDGWKSLGGLLLAFTGVESLFADLGAFGQRAIQLSWLFLAFPCLLITYCGQAAYISQDETGLAFTNPFFRTVPESTLYFSIIIAALAAVVASQAVITSSFQLISQLMRLSYFPHIKTVHTSRRFHDQIYMPLANWLLMTGTVVVTAVYNNTTSLGHAYGACVIIVSFITTCMVSLVALIIWRISSIVVLIGFLIFILLDSIYLSAAMNKVPDGGWFALVLSAILSSFVMLWRWGKEQQWEAEQRDMVDPAEFLMSSRSTSRNNSIARGIQGEGSLRSTRLRLSPEFGGGQVMVAPGLGIFFDKVGGSGDHIPKVFSQFVRKFQTRPQVIVFFHMRPLSQPTVPSDQRFVIARVTTKIPSCYRIVLRHGYMDDVLTPNLAPTIVNELMTFITRGPFPPDENDMPPEFREELEALRAAEEAQTVYLMGKQTMRVQRPEKRSISSILRRVALEAFLWIRENSRTKLANLDIDPDSLVEVGFVKEI encoded by the exons ATGATCTCCTACAATGCCCGCAACCAGAGAATAGAAGCCTGGGTCAACGCGGCTGCCGAAGAAAGCGAGGATGCCGCCCCCACAGATCCCGAAGCCCGCGACCTGCATGACCAGGAAAAGGCCCAGCGAATCGAGCACGAGGATTTGTGTCGCGACAAGAAGCAG ACGTATAAGGGCGCGGTCTTATTATGGCTCGCCTGGCAAACTACCGGTGTTGTGTATGGCGACATTGGCACCAGTCCCCTTTATGTTTTCAGCTCGACTTTTAGCGAACAGCCGTCATGGCACGACCTCGTGGGAGCTCTGTCGATAATCATCTGGTccctcaccatcatcgtAACACTTAAATATTGTTTCATTGTCCTGTCAGCCGACGACGATGGACAAGGAGGAACCTTTGCTCTCTACTCTCTCCTTGCTCGATATGCCAACATTGCCCGCGTCGATCCCAATGGCCCGGAAAGAATTGTTGTGCGCCTGGATCGTGAGACGGGCGCCGAACTCGCACCCGCTGGGAGAATGGCCCGAGATTTTCTGGAACGTAGTCGGGTTGCACAGAGCGTCCTCAAGATTGTTGGCGTTTTGGGCGTTTCCATGGTTGTGGCCGACAGCATTCTGACACCAGCCCAGTCCATCTTGGGCGCCGTCCAAGGGATTCAGGTTATCAGACCTGATCTGGGAAGACCGGCTATTGTGGGGACCTCGTGTGCGATCCTCATTGCGCTTTTCTTGCTGCAGTTCATTGGCACGTCCAAAATTGGCACCTCTTTCGCTCCCGTCGTTGTTGTCTGGCTCCTCTACAACTTCTCCATCAGCATATACAACCTTGTCTTGTACGATCATACCGTACTCAAGGCATTCAGCCCACATTATGCGTTCAAATACCTAATACGAAACGATTCTGATGGATGGAAGTCTCTTGGTGGATTGCTTCTCGCTTTCACCGGCGTTGAATCACTCTTTGCAGATCTGGGTGCTTTTGGACAGCGAGCCATACAGCTTTCATGGTTGTTCCTGGCATTCCCATGCTTGTTGATCACATATTGTGGTCAAGCTGCTTATATTTCTCAGGATGAAACTGGGTTGGCTTTTACCAACCCATTCTTTCGCACTGTTCCCGAAAGCACACTGTACTTCAGTATCATTATTGCCGCACtcgctgctgttgttgccaGCCAGGCCGTGATCACCAGCTCTTTCCAACTCATTTCTCagttgatgaggctcagcTACTTTCCTCACATCAAGACTGTTCACACCAGCCGTCGATTCCATGACCAGATTTATATGCCACTAGCAAATTGGCTACTCATGACCGGTACTGTTGTGGTTACGGCCGTTTATAACAAT ACAACGAGCTTGGGTCATGCTTATGGCGCATGTGTCATTATCGTTAGCTTTATTACAACGTGCATGGTGTCGCTAGTGGCACTCATCATCTGGCGTATCTCATCAATCGTTGTTCTCATCGGgttcctcatcttcatccttctcgaCAGCATTTATCTTAGTGCAGCAATGAACAAGGTGCCTGACGGTGGTTGGTTTGCGCTGGTCCTGTCCGCCATCCTTAGTTCGTTCGTCATGCTTTGGCGATGGGGAAAGGAACAGCAGTGGGAAGCAGAGCAAAGGGACATGGTGGATCCGGCAGAGTTCCTCATGTCCTCTCGGAGTACCTCAAGAAACAACTCAATAGCAAGGGGAATTCAAGGTGAAGGTTCTCTGCGCTCGACGAGGCTGAGGCTTTCACCTGAGTTTGGAGGTGGACAAGTAATGGTCGCTCCAGGACTCGGAATATTCTTCGACAAAGTGGGCGGGAGTGGTGATCACATCCCGAAGGTATTCTCGCAGTTCGTTCGGAAGTTCCAGACGAGGCCACAGGTGATCGTTTTCTTCCACATGCGCCCCCTTTCTCAGCCTACGGTTCCATCTGACCAACGGTTCGTCATTGCGCGTGTTACAACAAAAATTCCTTCATGCTATCGTATTGTTCTGCGACATGGTTACATGGATGACGTTCTCACACCGAACTTGGCGCCTACGATTGTTAACGAGTTGATGACCTTTATTACCCGAGGTCCTTTCCCACCTGATGAGAATGACATGCCACCAGAGTTtcgagaagagcttgaagcgCTGCGGGCCGCCGAAGAAGCACAAACCGTTTATCTTATGGGCAAACAGACTATGCGGGTGCAGAGGCCAGAAAAGAGGAGTATTTCCAGTATCCTACGCCGGGTAGCACTTGAAGCATTCTTGTGGATTCGAGAGAATTCACGAACCAAGCTGGCCAATTTGGATATTGACCCCGATAGTCTGGTAGAGGTGGGCTTTGTGAAGGAAATTTAA
- a CDS encoding glycosyl transferase family 4-domain-containing protein: MTTTMMTSLSRSETLTLSTVSAAAFAVLANTLHGDGEPLMASLALSVLAFALCFAMIRWLGPTFMRAGFRGRDMSKANRAEIPECMGAVCAAVYLLSVIVFIPFPFYKDIVAATSGGGNRDVVVELQHVNQGRFLHRFPHNKLASFLGAIISLQTIALLGIGDDLFDIRWRHKWWIPGLASIPLLVVYFVDFDVTSIVLPLQLQPYLGELVDLGFLYYVYMACVAMFCPQSINMLAGINGIEVSQCIVIAFLLVFNDCLYLFTPYPHPATDSHLFSLYFLLPWIGVSFALLLHNWYPAKVFVGDTYCYFSGMVFAVVGILGHFSKTLGLLLVPQIFNFLYSCPQVFGLIPCPRHRLPHFNARSGLMEPSVTPWSPERQPHPLIAQGLHFLNRLRLVKVTTDEKGQFVETSNFTILNLWLVWRGPLREDRLAFEITMLQLVAGFFGLFVRHRLALLVFKEDNWGTAAQY; this comes from the exons ATGACTACAACCATGATGACCTCACTCTCTCGCTCTGAAACACTTACACTCTCGACCGTCTCTGCAGCTGCTTTCGCGGTCCTCGCAAACACCCTCCATGGCGATGGCGAGCCTCTCATGGCATCTCTGGCCCTGTCGGTCCTCGCCTTTGCGCTCTGCTTCGCCATGATCCGCTGGCTAGGCCCTACCTTCATGCGTGCTGGCTTTCGAGGCCGCGACATGAGCAAGGCGAACCGCGCCGAGATCCCCGAGTGCATGGGCGCTGTGTGCGCTGCGGTCTATCTCCTCAgcgtcatcgtcttcatcccATTCCCGTTCTACAAGGACATTGTTGCGGCGACTAGTGGTGGTGGAAACCGTGATGTCGTCGTCGAGCTTCAGCACGTCAACCAGGGCCGTTTTCTACATCGCTTCCCACACAACAAG CTTGCGTCATTCCTGGGCGCCATCATCTCTCTTCAAACAATTGCACTTCTTGGTATTGGTGATGATCTCTTCGATATTCGCTGGCGGCACAAGTGGTGGATCCCCGGCCTGGCTTCGATCCCTCTTCTTGTCGTTTACTTTGTAGACTTCGACGTCACTTCTATTGTCCTacctcttcagcttcagccgTATCTCGGCGAGCTCGTTGATCTCGGGTTTCTCTACTATGTTTACATGGCGTGCGTTGCCATGTTCTGCCCTCAGAGCATCAACATGCTGGCAGGCATAAACGGCATTGAAGTCTCGCAATGCATCGTCATCGCTTTTCTCCTCGTCTTCAACGATTGCCTGTACCTCTTTACGCCATATCCTCACCCTGCTACCGACTCGCACTTGTTCTCACTCTACTTCCTCCTCCCGTGGATAGGCGTCTCGTTCGCCTTGCTCCTCCACAACTGGTATCCTGCCAAGGTGTTTGTTGGCGATACCTACTGCTACTTCTCGGGTATGGTTTTTGCTGTCGTCGGTATCCTCGGCCACTTTTCAAAGACTCTCGGGCTCCTCCTTGTCCCTCAAATATTTAACTTCCTCTACTCCTGCCCTCAGGTCTTCGGTCTGATTCCCTGCCCACGCCACCGACTTCCTCACTTCAACGCCCGGTCTGGCCTCATGGAGCCGTCTGTGACTCCTTGGTCACCCGAGCGTCAACCCCACCCCTTGATCGCCCAAGGCCTGCACTTTCTCAACAGACTACGCCTGGTAAAGGTGACAACCGATGAAAAGGGTCAATTTGTCGAGACAAGCAACTTTaccatcctcaacctctggCTTGTCTGGCGTGGACCACTCCGCGAAGATCGATTGGCCTTTGAGATTACTATGCTTCAGCTTGTTGCTGGTTTCTTTGGACTGTTTGTGAGGCATCGTCTCGCACTGTTGGTCTTTAAGGAAGATAACTGGGGGACTGCTGCGCAATATTAA
- a CDS encoding VATF_NEUCR vacuolar ATP synthase subunit F (V-ATPase F subunit): MASQADYKDRQFLAVIGDEDSVTGLLLAGIGHVTTGADAQKNFLVVDGKTDTAAIEAAFDRFTEDRKDIGIVLINQHIADRIRHRIDTYTAAFPAVLEIPSKDHPYDPEKDSVLRRVRRLFGE; the protein is encoded by the exons ATGGCCTCGCAAGCAGATTACAAGGACCGTCAATTCCTCGCGGTCATCGGCGACGAA GACTCCGTAACAGGCCTGCTTCTCGCGGGTATCGGC CATGTGACTACAGGCGCCGATGCTCAGAAGAACTTCctcgttgttgatggcaAGACCGACACAGCTGCTATTGAGGCCGCGTTTGATCGATTCACTGAGGATCGCAAAGATATTGGCATCGTACTCATCAATCAACAT ATCGCCGACCGAATCCGACATCGCATTGACACCTATACCGCGGCTTTCCCTGCTGTGTTGGAGATCCCAAGCAAAGACCACCCCTACGACCCTGAGAAGGATAGTGTATTGAGACGAGTGCGACGCCTTTTTGGAGAGTAG